The following proteins come from a genomic window of Frondihabitans peucedani:
- a CDS encoding ferritin-like fold-containing protein, protein MISWRSFRARRTTPKNARPRAASRPLVVSRVELGDFTPDLDVYLGLAAYLQLALFESLGRASSIAPSTRAKALTGLVATSTLERHQALLTEIERAGKDAADVMQPHTAVIDDFQQRTGGGDWYETMLATYVGAGLLDDVFSRLAAGLPDDYRDRVVAALETGAARDESGIVTELSLAIGADPKLASRLALWGRRLVGDTLLVARAAISASHESADDERLEPVFTELIAAHTRRMDALGLTA, encoded by the coding sequence GTGATTTCGTGGAGGAGCTTTCGTGCTCGGAGGACGACGCCGAAGAACGCGCGTCCGCGAGCGGCCTCCCGGCCCCTGGTCGTCAGTCGGGTCGAGCTCGGCGACTTCACTCCCGACCTCGACGTCTACCTCGGTCTCGCGGCCTATCTGCAGCTCGCCCTGTTCGAGTCCCTCGGGCGCGCCTCGAGCATCGCTCCGTCGACTCGGGCCAAGGCCCTGACCGGGCTGGTCGCGACGTCGACCCTCGAGCGGCATCAGGCCCTCCTGACGGAGATCGAGCGCGCCGGCAAGGACGCCGCCGACGTCATGCAGCCGCACACGGCCGTCATCGACGACTTCCAGCAGCGGACCGGCGGCGGCGACTGGTACGAGACCATGCTCGCCACCTACGTCGGAGCCGGCCTCCTCGACGACGTCTTCTCCCGGCTGGCCGCGGGGCTCCCCGACGACTACCGCGACCGCGTCGTCGCGGCGCTCGAGACCGGGGCTGCGAGAGACGAGTCGGGGATCGTGACCGAGCTCTCGCTCGCGATCGGAGCCGATCCAAAGCTGGCCTCGCGCCTCGCCCTCTGGGGGAGGCGTCTCGTGGGCGACACCCTGCTGGTGGCGCGCGCCGCGATCTCCGCCTCGCACGAGTCGGCTGACGATGAGCGTCTCGAGCCGGTGTTCACCGAGTTGATCGCCGCCCACACGCGCAGGATGGACGCCCTCGGGCTGACCGCCTGA
- a CDS encoding DEAD/DEAH box helicase, giving the protein MTFSDLSIDQDMVDALASKGIIEPFPIQTQTIPLALAGQDIIGQAKTGTGKTFGFGLPIIQRIGLHPADGVKVLVVVPTRELCVQVSEDLETATANRPDTKIVSIYGGKAYEGQVEQLKAGAQIVVGTPGRLLDLAGQRLLDLKNVTEVVLDEADKMLDLGFLSDIEKIFAQIPATRHTMLFSATMPGPIVALARRFMTKPIHIRATDPDEGLTQANIKHLVYRAHNLDKDEVIARILQSEGRGKTVVFTRTKRAAAKLVEELNDRGFNAAAVHGDLNQEQRERAMAAFKAGKKDILIATDVAARGIDVNDVTHVINHTVPDDHDTYLHRAGRTGRAGKTGIAVTFVDWDDLHKWALINRALEMNIPEPVETYSSSPHLFADLDIPEGTRGRLKPTSREVPPRSAVAGTGRSGSRDGSSRDGSTREGSSRDGSSRDGSTRDSSRGRGRGRGAQGSAPQGQREEAVPAVAGTSAPADGESSSAPRRRSRNRRRRPGGEGAGSAAPAAE; this is encoded by the coding sequence TTGACATTCAGCGACCTCTCGATCGACCAGGACATGGTCGACGCTCTGGCGTCCAAGGGGATCATCGAACCCTTCCCGATCCAGACCCAGACCATCCCCCTCGCCCTCGCGGGGCAGGACATCATCGGCCAGGCCAAGACCGGCACCGGCAAGACGTTCGGCTTCGGCCTCCCGATCATCCAGCGCATCGGCCTCCACCCGGCCGACGGCGTGAAGGTCCTCGTCGTCGTCCCCACGCGCGAACTGTGCGTTCAGGTGAGCGAAGACCTCGAGACCGCGACCGCCAACCGCCCCGACACGAAGATCGTGTCGATCTACGGCGGCAAGGCCTACGAGGGCCAGGTCGAGCAGCTCAAGGCCGGCGCTCAGATCGTCGTCGGCACCCCGGGGCGCCTCCTCGACCTCGCCGGCCAGCGCCTCCTCGATCTCAAGAACGTCACCGAGGTGGTCCTCGACGAGGCCGACAAGATGCTCGACCTCGGGTTCCTCTCCGACATCGAGAAGATCTTCGCGCAGATCCCTGCGACGCGGCACACGATGCTGTTCTCGGCGACGATGCCCGGCCCGATCGTCGCTCTCGCCCGTCGCTTCATGACGAAGCCGATCCACATCCGCGCGACCGACCCCGACGAGGGCCTCACGCAGGCCAACATAAAGCACCTCGTCTACCGGGCCCACAACCTCGACAAAGACGAGGTCATCGCCCGCATCCTGCAGTCCGAGGGCCGCGGCAAGACCGTCGTGTTCACGCGCACGAAGCGCGCCGCCGCCAAGCTCGTCGAAGAGCTCAACGACCGCGGCTTCAACGCCGCCGCCGTCCACGGCGACCTCAACCAGGAGCAGCGCGAGCGCGCGATGGCCGCCTTCAAGGCCGGCAAGAAGGACATCCTGATCGCCACCGACGTCGCGGCCCGCGGCATCGACGTGAACGACGTCACGCACGTGATCAACCACACCGTGCCCGACGATCACGACACCTACCTCCACCGCGCCGGCCGCACCGGCCGTGCGGGCAAGACCGGCATCGCCGTGACGTTCGTCGACTGGGACGACCTGCACAAGTGGGCCCTCATCAACCGCGCTCTCGAGATGAACATCCCCGAGCCCGTCGAGACCTACTCGTCGAGCCCGCACCTGTTCGCCGACCTCGACATCCCCGAGGGCACGCGCGGTCGCCTGAAGCCCACCTCGCGCGAGGTCCCACCGCGGTCGGCTGTCGCCGGCACGGGCCGCTCGGGTTCTCGTGACGGGTCCTCGCGCGATGGCTCGACTCGTGAGGGGTCTTCGCGTGACGGCTCGTCTCGTGACGGCTCGACTCGTGACTCGTCGCGGGGCCGCGGTCGTGGCCGCGGCGCCCAGGGCTCTGCGCCCCAGGGTCAGCGTGAAGAGGCCGTCCCCGCTGTCGCCGGCACCTCAGCCCCTGCCGACGGCGAGAGCAGCAGCGCCCCGCGTCGTCGCAGCCGCAATCGTCGCCGTCGTCCCGGTGGCGAGGGTGCAGGATCGGCCGCACCCGCCGCCGAGTAG
- a CDS encoding PHP domain-containing protein: MTSGPIDLHTHSSVSDGTETPGELVRAAAGLGLSAVALTDHDSTAGWQEAREAVLGTGMTLVPGMELSTRVGVYSVHMLGYLFDPADEALVTTTDRLRHDRSVRAERMVERIGVDYDLTWDDVLAQATVGATLGRPHIADALVAKGYAVDRSAAFAGILHWRSGYYEPHEAPSPLTGVQLIRAAGGVPVLAHPATRGRETNLPRTHLLELVEAGLGGVEVNHRENTEGGKETLLALAAQYDLIVTGSSDYHGEGKPNRLAENSTAPDQLERIVAQATGSEPVAG, from the coding sequence ATGACCTCCGGCCCCATCGACCTGCACACGCACTCCAGCGTGTCCGACGGGACGGAGACGCCCGGCGAGCTCGTCCGTGCGGCCGCAGGCCTCGGCCTCTCCGCCGTCGCGCTCACCGACCACGACTCGACGGCCGGCTGGCAGGAGGCCCGGGAGGCCGTGCTCGGCACCGGCATGACCCTCGTGCCGGGCATGGAGCTGTCGACCCGCGTGGGCGTGTACAGCGTCCACATGCTCGGGTACCTCTTCGATCCTGCGGACGAAGCACTCGTGACGACGACCGACCGCCTGCGACACGACCGGTCGGTGCGCGCCGAGCGCATGGTCGAGCGCATCGGAGTCGACTACGACCTGACCTGGGACGACGTCCTCGCGCAGGCCACCGTCGGCGCCACCCTCGGCCGGCCGCACATCGCCGACGCCCTCGTCGCCAAGGGCTACGCCGTCGACCGGAGCGCCGCCTTCGCCGGGATCCTGCACTGGCGGAGCGGCTACTACGAGCCCCACGAGGCGCCGAGCCCGCTGACCGGCGTGCAGTTGATCCGGGCTGCCGGCGGCGTCCCCGTCCTGGCGCACCCCGCGACGCGAGGCCGCGAGACCAACCTGCCCCGGACCCACCTGCTCGAACTCGTCGAGGCCGGCCTCGGCGGCGTCGAGGTGAACCACCGCGAGAACACCGAGGGCGGCAAAGAGACGCTGCTCGCGCTCGCGGCCCAGTACGACCTGATCGTCACCGGATCGAGCGACTACCACGGCGAGGGCAAGCCCAACCGCCTCGCCGAGAACAGCACGGCCCCCGACCAGCTGGAGCGCATCGTCGCCCAGGCGACCGGAAGCGAGCCTGTCGCGGGCTGA
- a CDS encoding endonuclease/exonuclease/phosphatase family protein: MLRRFVSFVLLLAIAAALFVVCFPQVVGLQRSYGFSQLLAFRGVLVVVAVVAAVVILLLALVIRPVRGFFGGLGVLLLVFAAVSAGVVVERGTGSTSFDAKKSGDITVVAWNTEGGAPGSATIAQLALAQHANIVSLPETQRKTGDEVAAIMKRSGVTMSVLTLAYDQRDTALSTTLLISANLGEYETSADKTTTPWLPTLVARPSDGDGPVIVAVHPASPVKSHMADWRAGLKYLSKLCSGESMIMAGDFNSTLDHQSGLGATPSSSLGKCRDAAKVTSNAGVGTWPTNVPELLATPIDHVMNTSDYTVTGFKVITNQDSAGSDHRPIVAQLTPRASD; this comes from the coding sequence GTGCTCCGCCGATTCGTCTCCTTCGTCCTGCTGCTGGCCATCGCCGCGGCTCTCTTCGTCGTGTGCTTCCCGCAGGTCGTCGGCCTGCAGCGGAGCTACGGGTTCTCCCAGCTGCTGGCGTTCCGCGGCGTGCTGGTCGTCGTCGCGGTCGTGGCGGCGGTCGTGATCCTGCTCCTCGCACTCGTGATCCGGCCGGTCAGGGGCTTCTTCGGCGGGCTCGGCGTGCTGCTGCTGGTCTTCGCGGCGGTCTCGGCCGGCGTCGTGGTGGAGCGCGGCACGGGTTCGACGTCGTTCGACGCCAAGAAGTCGGGCGACATCACGGTCGTCGCGTGGAACACCGAGGGAGGCGCTCCGGGGTCGGCGACGATCGCGCAGCTCGCTCTCGCGCAGCACGCCAACATCGTGAGTCTCCCCGAGACGCAGCGGAAGACGGGCGACGAGGTCGCGGCGATCATGAAGCGGAGCGGGGTCACGATGAGCGTGCTCACCCTCGCGTACGACCAGAGAGACACCGCGCTCTCGACCACCCTGCTCATCTCGGCCAACCTCGGCGAGTACGAGACGTCCGCCGACAAGACGACGACGCCGTGGCTGCCGACGCTGGTCGCGCGTCCGTCCGACGGCGACGGCCCCGTCATCGTCGCCGTCCACCCGGCCTCCCCCGTGAAGTCGCACATGGCCGACTGGCGAGCGGGGCTGAAGTACCTCTCGAAGCTGTGCTCGGGCGAGAGCATGATCATGGCCGGCGACTTCAACTCGACTCTCGATCACCAGTCCGGCCTCGGGGCCACGCCCAGCTCGAGCCTCGGCAAGTGCCGCGACGCGGCCAAGGTGACCAGCAACGCCGGCGTGGGCACCTGGCCGACGAACGTCCCGGAACTCCTGGCGACTCCGATCGACCACGTGATGAACACGTCCGACTACACCGTCACGGGCTTCAAGGTGATCACCAACCAGGACTCGGCGGGAAGCGACCACCGGCCCATCGTGGCGCAGCTGACCCCTCGCGCCAGCGACTAG
- a CDS encoding aminopeptidase P family protein, which yields MADQKAPRATTNRSTTPGSDTFKQYISSQWAERPDEEVPAREQSAFAARRRAAISAAHPGTRLIVPAGQAKVRSNDTDYPFRAHSAFSHLTGWGADTVPGSVLVLEPTADGHEATLYFRASAGRDSDEFYANPEIGEFWIGPRPSLAQVGTDLALATRDLADLDAVIAAAGSAESDDDTLVVREADPDLTRRLDALPTGATDKTVDTVETVDTVADRAASLDVLSRDLSELRLVKDDYEIAQMRAAVAATKRGFDDIIDDLPEVVAHRRGERLVEGTFNRRARADGNTVGYDTIAASGPHACILHWTTNDGVVAPGDLILIDAGIELESLYTADITRTLPISGTFSDVQRLVYEAVLEAADAAFAIVRPGIRFREIHATAMAVIAEKTAEWGFLPVSAAESIQPEQQYHRRYMVHGTSHHLGIDVHDCAAARRDLYLDGVLEPGMVFTIEPGLYFQPDDLTVPEAFRGIGVRIEDDILVTADGAENLSIAIPRTVADVEAWVAVQK from the coding sequence ATGGCAGATCAGAAGGCACCGCGAGCCACCACCAACCGCTCGACCACGCCGGGCTCCGACACGTTCAAGCAGTACATCTCGTCGCAGTGGGCCGAGCGCCCGGACGAGGAGGTGCCCGCTCGCGAGCAGTCGGCCTTCGCCGCTCGCCGCCGTGCCGCGATCAGTGCCGCGCACCCGGGCACGAGGCTGATCGTCCCCGCGGGCCAGGCCAAGGTGCGGTCGAACGACACCGACTACCCGTTCCGCGCCCACTCCGCCTTCTCCCACCTGACCGGCTGGGGCGCCGACACGGTTCCCGGGTCCGTCCTGGTGCTCGAGCCCACCGCCGACGGCCACGAGGCGACCCTCTACTTCCGGGCCAGCGCGGGTCGTGACTCCGACGAGTTCTACGCGAACCCCGAGATCGGCGAGTTCTGGATCGGGCCGCGTCCGTCATTGGCGCAGGTCGGCACCGATCTCGCTCTGGCGACCCGCGATCTCGCCGACCTCGACGCCGTCATCGCCGCAGCCGGGTCTGCCGAGAGCGACGACGACACGCTGGTCGTCCGCGAGGCCGATCCCGATCTCACGCGCCGTCTCGACGCGCTGCCGACCGGCGCGACCGACAAGACCGTCGACACGGTCGAGACCGTCGACACGGTCGCCGACCGCGCTGCCAGTCTCGACGTCCTGTCGCGCGACCTCAGTGAGCTCCGCCTCGTCAAGGACGACTACGAGATCGCGCAGATGCGCGCTGCGGTCGCGGCGACGAAACGCGGCTTCGACGACATCATCGACGACCTCCCCGAGGTCGTCGCGCACCGTCGCGGCGAGCGGCTCGTCGAGGGCACCTTCAACCGAAGGGCACGGGCCGACGGCAACACGGTCGGCTACGACACGATCGCGGCGTCCGGCCCGCACGCGTGCATCCTGCACTGGACGACGAACGACGGCGTCGTGGCCCCGGGCGACCTCATCCTGATCGACGCCGGCATCGAGCTCGAGAGCCTCTACACGGCCGACATCACCCGCACCCTGCCGATCTCCGGCACCTTCTCCGACGTGCAGCGGCTCGTCTACGAGGCCGTCCTGGAGGCTGCCGACGCCGCCTTCGCGATCGTCAGGCCCGGCATCCGCTTCCGCGAGATCCACGCCACCGCGATGGCCGTGATCGCCGAGAAGACCGCCGAGTGGGGCTTCCTCCCGGTCAGCGCGGCCGAGTCCATCCAGCCCGAGCAGCAGTACCACCGGCGCTACATGGTCCACGGCACCAGCCACCACCTCGGCATCGACGTGCACGACTGCGCGGCGGCCCGACGCGACCTGTACCTCGACGGCGTCCTCGAGCCGGGCATGGTGTTCACCATCGAGCCCGGCCTCTACTTCCAGCCCGACGACCTGACGGTGCCCGAGGCGTTCCGCGGGATCGGCGTCCGGATCGAGGACGACATCCTGGTCACCGCCGACGGGGCGGAGAACCTGTCGATCGCCATTCCGCGCACCGTCGCCGATGTCGAGGCGTGGGTGGCCGTGCAGAAGTAA
- a CDS encoding FtsX-like permease family protein, translating into MLVVVAASLIVLSGLAGASTDAGAAGFLEAQPPVARALQVVETASGSASVEARGRARLTSLFPAGTVEVSSAGRAAPAQLLSGGAAPQAAEPKGTSAADEVVVAALSTHRGLRLVSGDWPSAAPGGASPTPAAVQEQAARELGLRIGDTLRIGTTSSPVTVRMVGTWSADEPAGARWFGDPLTASGRDGTAAGPFLVTPASLDHLADTLDVDHSWTIEVLPRGVDRAHLQAVQQAAARVDAALPDARITSREATTTSGRLSDTLDALSAAEAVTAALVDVALALVAALGLVATLQLAALLAASRTPESDLLRARGASTAQLVAATTVETAVLALPAAVMGVGGAAVALRLVDPASVPSAGFALLVAGVVVGGATVVSAVVALVAGRASIVGRRAGIASLTLAALAAVVLAALATWRVVLYGSPLIDGIHADPLAALSPVLLLLAGGLVAAVATRPLSALAARRSARRKGWRSAWVARQLSRRHSAFVAPILALALVSAAGGFASAFAATAASVDEQAGSIVLGADARVHSGVSGSVTPGSTAVTAPPIAGLSGVGHVVTALDDTAALGGSTVSVVALPETAFPTSIAALLAGDEPVGVRLPAGTRQLSLRASTDSPTTIEGSSSGATVSLVAWLSDAQGATIAVPLRTGDGASGGAVTSGTDLTLGGSASLHAVLPAGAGAWRLVAVEPTFRVADGSKRSVLRVSGLRASSDVGDGAARGVSLAGSVEARLDSDAPPRRLAVGSRAAALGDADAPLRVVVSNGAADALGLRRGSRIDAVLASTAQSTPAVVAGVVDRIPGSGSREALAVDLVALTQQAVLDGTAVPQADDVWVTTARPDALPGLAARASDHSVEVTTRASASTAAVVDAASSALWSAAIVAACLALVILSAAAAGLARSRRDEAAVLRALGVSPTRQGALRASELGVAVTLGLLGGVVVGLVVVGSVGARFGVAASPGASALLVSPPVFDPLSWALFGAATTAAVLVVLAVAARGTARRAATALVRGRDR; encoded by the coding sequence GTGCTCGTCGTCGTCGCGGCCTCGCTGATCGTGCTGTCGGGGCTCGCCGGAGCCTCCACCGACGCCGGTGCCGCGGGCTTCCTCGAGGCGCAGCCGCCGGTGGCCCGAGCACTCCAGGTGGTCGAGACGGCGAGCGGGTCCGCCTCCGTCGAGGCGCGCGGGCGTGCTCGTCTGACGTCGCTCTTCCCGGCCGGCACCGTCGAGGTGTCGTCGGCGGGTCGGGCCGCGCCCGCTCAGCTGCTGTCGGGCGGAGCGGCGCCCCAGGCTGCAGAGCCGAAAGGGACGAGTGCGGCCGACGAGGTCGTGGTCGCGGCTCTGTCGACTCACCGCGGTCTCCGGCTCGTCAGCGGCGACTGGCCGAGTGCCGCCCCCGGAGGGGCGTCCCCGACTCCCGCGGCCGTGCAGGAGCAGGCGGCGCGCGAGCTCGGGCTCCGCATCGGAGACACCCTCCGGATCGGGACCACGTCCTCTCCCGTCACCGTCCGGATGGTCGGCACCTGGTCGGCGGACGAGCCCGCGGGCGCACGCTGGTTCGGCGATCCCCTGACGGCCTCGGGGCGGGACGGCACTGCGGCTGGCCCGTTCCTCGTGACGCCCGCCTCCCTCGATCACCTCGCGGACACCCTCGACGTCGACCACTCGTGGACGATCGAGGTCCTCCCGCGTGGAGTGGACAGAGCGCACCTGCAGGCGGTCCAGCAGGCGGCCGCCCGCGTCGACGCCGCCCTGCCCGACGCTCGGATCACGTCACGAGAGGCGACGACCACGTCGGGCCGACTGTCCGACACGCTCGACGCCCTGTCGGCGGCCGAGGCCGTGACGGCGGCCCTGGTCGACGTCGCACTCGCCCTCGTCGCAGCTCTCGGACTCGTCGCGACGCTGCAGCTGGCCGCACTCCTGGCAGCGTCTCGCACTCCCGAGTCGGATCTCCTGCGAGCGCGCGGAGCGTCCACCGCACAGCTCGTCGCCGCGACGACGGTCGAGACGGCGGTCCTGGCTCTCCCCGCGGCGGTCATGGGAGTCGGCGGGGCCGCGGTCGCCCTGCGGCTCGTCGATCCTGCGTCGGTGCCGTCCGCGGGCTTCGCTCTGCTCGTCGCGGGGGTCGTCGTCGGAGGCGCGACCGTCGTCAGCGCGGTCGTCGCCCTGGTCGCGGGGCGCGCGTCGATCGTCGGCCGTCGTGCGGGCATCGCGAGCCTGACCCTCGCGGCGCTGGCAGCGGTGGTCCTCGCCGCGCTCGCGACGTGGCGGGTGGTCCTGTACGGCTCGCCGCTGATCGACGGGATCCACGCCGACCCGCTCGCAGCGTTGAGCCCGGTCCTGCTGCTGCTCGCCGGGGGCCTCGTGGCAGCCGTGGCGACGCGACCGCTGAGCGCCCTGGCCGCGAGGCGCAGTGCCCGGCGGAAGGGGTGGCGCTCCGCTTGGGTGGCGCGGCAGCTGTCGAGACGCCACTCGGCCTTCGTGGCACCGATCCTCGCGCTCGCTCTCGTGTCGGCCGCGGGCGGCTTCGCCTCCGCGTTCGCGGCGACCGCGGCGTCCGTCGACGAGCAGGCGGGCAGCATCGTCCTCGGTGCCGACGCCCGGGTGCACTCCGGGGTGAGCGGCTCGGTGACTCCCGGGTCGACCGCCGTCACAGCGCCACCGATCGCGGGTCTGTCGGGTGTCGGGCACGTTGTCACCGCCCTGGACGACACCGCGGCGCTCGGCGGGTCGACGGTCTCGGTCGTGGCCCTCCCCGAGACCGCCTTCCCGACGAGCATCGCAGCCCTCCTCGCCGGCGACGAGCCCGTCGGCGTCCGGCTGCCGGCGGGCACGCGGCAGCTCTCCCTGCGAGCCTCGACGGATTCCCCGACGACGATCGAGGGCTCCTCGTCGGGCGCCACCGTCTCGCTGGTCGCCTGGCTGAGCGATGCGCAGGGCGCCACGATCGCCGTCCCCCTCCGGACCGGTGACGGGGCCTCAGGCGGCGCAGTCACGAGCGGCACCGATCTCACCCTCGGAGGGTCCGCCTCCCTCCACGCCGTCCTGCCCGCCGGCGCGGGCGCCTGGCGCCTCGTCGCCGTCGAGCCGACGTTCCGGGTCGCCGACGGCTCCAAGCGGTCGGTGCTGCGGGTGAGCGGTCTCCGGGCCTCGAGCGACGTCGGCGACGGTGCGGCCCGGGGCGTCTCGCTCGCGGGCAGCGTCGAGGCCCGACTCGACTCCGACGCCCCGCCCCGCCGTCTCGCCGTCGGTTCGCGGGCAGCAGCGCTCGGCGATGCCGACGCGCCCCTCCGCGTCGTCGTGTCGAACGGCGCGGCCGACGCCCTCGGGCTCCGTCGCGGCTCGAGAATCGACGCGGTGCTCGCCTCGACGGCGCAGTCGACCCCTGCCGTGGTGGCGGGAGTGGTCGACCGGATCCCCGGGTCCGGCTCGCGCGAGGCCCTCGCCGTCGATCTCGTGGCTCTCACGCAGCAGGCCGTGCTCGACGGGACGGCCGTTCCCCAGGCGGACGACGTGTGGGTGACGACGGCTCGGCCGGACGCCCTGCCGGGGCTCGCCGCCCGCGCCTCCGATCATTCGGTCGAGGTCACGACGCGAGCATCCGCGTCGACTGCCGCTGTCGTCGACGCCGCGTCTTCGGCCCTGTGGTCGGCCGCGATCGTCGCGGCGTGCCTCGCTCTCGTCATCCTGTCGGCCGCTGCCGCCGGCCTGGCTCGCAGCCGACGCGACGAGGCGGCGGTCCTCCGCGCGCTCGGAGTCTCCCCCACCCGTCAGGGGGCCCTGCGCGCCTCGGAGCTCGGCGTCGCAGTGACTCTCGGGCTCCTCGGGGGTGTCGTCGTCGGGCTCGTCGTCGTCGGATCCGTCGGAGCCCGCTTCGGAGTGGCCGCGTCGCCGGGCGCGTCGGCTCTGCTGGTCTCGCCGCCGGTCTTCGATCCGCTCTCCTGGGCCCTCTTCGGAGCCGCGACCACAGCGGCCGTCCTGGTCGTCCTGGCCGTCGCAGCCCGCGGGACCGCCCGACGAGCGGCCACGGCTCTCGTGAGAGGGCGTGACCGATGA